A region of Tigriopus californicus strain San Diego chromosome 7, Tcal_SD_v2.1, whole genome shotgun sequence DNA encodes the following proteins:
- the LOC131883929 gene encoding organic cation transporter protein-like, with protein sequence MAETSSSESEDIRKDSVIPIEAEDQIIKAIGDIGTWQLKWFSFLCLITLPTAFPSLSITFLSASTDFWCSQPDSFPGSTEEWRNISSPVIFEGGIYVYDQCNTKNATEEFLFAEDNVTVACEAWDFDRSTYSNTIIQHFGLVCDRSSYKNLAQSVYFFGLVIGVFGTGYAADIVGRRMTLIPIVFGMAFFGCLSAVMPTIEAFIAVRFFHGMCTIGVFAVTFVWVMEVVGGKWQTILGIGFEGPWVVGWFLLALIAYLTPDWKHIQFITSFPAFITVVLCWFLPESPKWLLSSGKVVEAEKIVREAVELNGRVLPADWKLQAIPSQTTKDLSPFMSFFQLFTHKHLCIKTLILYFNWFANSFVYYGLTLNSENLGGTIMVNFLLNGAMEIPAYLFSLYILLKKGRKRPYVIMIITGGIALFCTIAIPRDVFAYNWPLVVLALIGKLMITGTFAIAYVYSAEIYPTVVRSTGVGSSSLFARVGGALAPYVGSLDKVFNPSIPIVIFGATAILAGILALFLPETKGRKLPDSFEEGEAVKVNFRDGLFKSSKLSPVPTT encoded by the exons ATGGCCGAAACATCGTCCTCCGAGTCAGAAGACATAAGAAAAGATTCCGTCATACCGATTGAGGCCGAAGATCAGATCATCAAAGCCATTGGCGACATTGGCACATGGCAGTTGAAATGGTTCAGCTTCTTGTGTCTCATTACCCTACCAACAGCTTTTCCTAGTTTGAGTATCACTTTTCTAAGTGCGTCCACGGATTTCTGGTGTAGTCAACCCGATTCATTTCCTGGTTCCACCGAGGAGTGGAGGAACATCAGCAGTCCCGTAATTTTCGAAGGGGGCATTTACGTCTACGATCAATGCAATACCAAGAACGCCACTGAGGAATTTTTATTTGCCGAGGACAATGTGACAGTGGCTTGTGAGGCTTGGGACTTTGATCGGTCTACATATTCCAACACAATCATCCAACATTTTGGTCTCGTTTGCGATCGGAGTTCATACAAGAATCTCGCCCAAAGTGTGTACTTTTTCGGTCTCGTGATTGGCGTATTTGGAACAGGCTATGCGGCGGACATTGTGGGTCGTCGAATGACCCTCATCCCGATCGTTTTCGGAATGGCCTTTTTCGGCTGCTTAAGTGCCGTGATGCCGACTATTGAGGCCTTCATTGCCGTCCGGTTCTTTCATGGCATGTGCACCATCGGAGTGTTCGCTGTCACCTTTGTTTGGGTGATGGAGGTCGTGGGTGGAAAGTGGCAGACCATACTAGGCATTGGTTTCGAAGGTCCATGGGTGGTGGGATGGTTTCTTTTGGCCCTCATCGCCTATCTGACCCCCGATTGGAAACATATTCAATTTATCACCAGCTTTCCGGCCTTCATCACGGTGGTGTTGTGCTGGTTTCTTCCCGAGAGCCCCAAGTGGCTCCTTTCATCGGGGAAGGTGGTCGAGGCCGAGAAAATCGTTCGAGAAGCGGTCGAGCTCAATGGCCGAGTGCTGCCGGCCGATTGGAAACTTCAGGCCATTCCCTCGCAAACAACCAAAGACCTCAGCCCGTTCATGAGCTTCTTCCAATTATTTACTCACAAGCATTTGTGCATCAAAACTTTGATCTTATATTTCAATTGGTTTGCAAATTCCTTCGTCTATTATGGGTTGACCTTGAACTCGGAGAACTTGGGTGGGACCATCATGGTCAACTTTCTACTAAATGGTGCAATGGAGATTCCAGCCTACCTATTTAGCCTGTACATCCTACTCAAAAAAGGCCGAAAGAGGCCGTATGTCATCATGATCATAACCGGAGGGATTGCCCTGTTCTGCACCATTGCCATCCCACGCGACGTGTTTGCTTACAACTGGCCGTTGGTTGTGTTGGCCTTAATCGGAAAACTCATGATTACAG GAACTTTCGCTATTGCTTATGTGTACAGTGCCGAAATTTATCCTACCGTGGTTCGGTCCACTGGAGTCGGATCCTCCTCGCTTTTCGCTCGAGTGGGCGGAGCACTGGCGCCTTATGTGGGATCATTGGACAAGGTCTTTAATCCGAGTATTCCCATCGTCATATTTGGGGCCACAGCCATTCTAGCCGGAATTCTAGCGCTGTTTTTACCAGAAACCAAGGGTCGAAAGCTGCCGGACTCGTTTGAGGAGGGCGAGGCTGTCAAGGTGAACTTCAGAGACGGTCTGTTCAAATCCAGCAAGCTATCGCCTGTCCCAACGACGTGA